A section of the Rhodobacteraceae bacterium M382 genome encodes:
- a CDS encoding YbaB/EbfC family nucleoid-associated protein gives MLKGLGGLGDMAKMMKSAQELQTKMAQMQDELHNVMVVGESGAGLVKATASAKGELKGLDIDPSIFNGDDKEVVEDLILAAIKDAQSKAADKAQEEMTRLTESMGLPKDIKLPF, from the coding sequence ATGCTAAAAGGTCTCGGTGGACTTGGCGACATGGCCAAGATGATGAAATCGGCCCAGGAGCTGCAAACCAAAATGGCCCAGATGCAGGATGAACTGCATAATGTCATGGTTGTCGGCGAAAGCGGCGCGGGGTTGGTCAAAGCGACAGCCAGCGCCAAAGGCGAGCTCAAAGGTCTGGACATTGATCCTTCGATCTTCAACGGCGACGACAAGGAGGTTGTCGAAGACCTGATCCTGGCCGCAATCAAAGACGCACAGTCAAAAGCGGCAGACAAAGCACAGGAAGAAATGACACGCCTGACCGAAAGCATGGGGCTGCCGAAGGACATCAAGCTTCCCTTCTGA
- the recR gene encoding recombination mediator RecR: protein MSGSTDEIENLIALMAKLPGLGPRSARRAVLHLIRKRALLLTPLADTMSQVAISARECLNCGNVGTSEICDICEDPKRATGELCVVEDVADLWAMERSGVFKGRYHVLGGTLSALDSVGPNELRIPRLLDRVISEDISEVIMALNATVDGQTTAHYIADQLQSQVRLTSLAQGVPIGGELDYLDDGTITAALRARKEI, encoded by the coding sequence ATGAGCGGTTCGACCGACGAGATCGAAAACCTGATTGCCCTGATGGCCAAGCTTCCCGGATTAGGCCCCCGATCAGCCCGGCGTGCGGTGCTTCATCTCATTCGAAAGCGCGCTTTGCTGCTAACACCGCTCGCAGACACCATGAGCCAAGTCGCAATCAGCGCGCGCGAGTGCCTGAATTGTGGAAACGTCGGGACTTCGGAAATTTGCGATATCTGCGAAGACCCCAAACGCGCAACGGGCGAACTCTGCGTCGTCGAAGATGTGGCCGACCTATGGGCCATGGAACGGTCCGGGGTATTCAAAGGTCGGTACCACGTGCTTGGTGGGACCCTGTCGGCACTGGATTCAGTCGGACCAAACGAACTGCGGATCCCCCGATTACTCGACCGGGTCATCTCCGAAGATATCTCCGAAGTGATCATGGCACTGAATGCAACCGTCGACGGACAGACCACGGCACACTACATCGCGGATCAACTGCAATCCCAGGTTCGCCTGACATCTCTGGCTCAGGGCGTGCCCATCGGCGGCGAGCTCGACTATCTGGACGATGGCACAATCACCGCAGCTCTCAGAGCCCGAAAAGAGATTTGA